The Paramisgurnus dabryanus chromosome 1, PD_genome_1.1, whole genome shotgun sequence genome includes a window with the following:
- the tfam gene encoding transcription factor A, mitochondrial has translation MAPFSLMSVGANVLLKSVGLFSYASVVRCSCVVPAIKSFSTTTGAAPKRPLTAYMKYVQETQPTIVRQHPGVKNVDIVRKIAQQWRALTPEQKQPFQDASLAARDQYKLDLEKYKAQLSPAQSAAIAEERKQKLAKRKAIRKKKELNTLGKPKRPRSAFNIFMAEHFEEARGANTQAKLKSLTDDWQRLSVTQKQIYTQLAEDDKVRYKNEIKSWEEHMTEIGREDLVRRKERRSVKAAAAKEAKKSKVTVLKKKAIKKKASDSETAVKKTVKSSKK, from the exons ATGGCTCCATTCAGCTTGATGTCAGTCGGTGCTAATGTTTTGCTAAAGTCTGTTGGTCTTTTCTCGTATGCATCTGTTGTGAG GTGTTCGTGTGTCGTTCCAGCAATAAAAAGTTTTAGCACTACGACCGGAGCTGCACCCAAAAGACCCCTGACAGCTTACATGAAATATGTACAAGAGACGCAGCCCACCATCGTCAGACAACACCCAG GAGTAAAAAATGTGGACATTGTCCGAAAGATAGCGCAGCAGTGGCGAGCTCTCACTCCTGAACAGAAGCAG CCGTTTCAGGATGCGTCTTTGGCAGCTAGAGACCAATACAAACTTGATCTGGAGAAGTACAAAGCTCAGCTCAGTCCTGCACAATCTGCTGCTATTGCAGAGGAGAGAAAACAGAAGCTCGCCAAAAGAAAAGCCATCAGGAAAAAGAAG GAGCTCAATACTTTGGGCAAACCCAAACGACCAAGGAGTGCGTTCAACATCTTCATGGCGGAACACTTTGAGGAAGCACGAGGAGCTAATACGCAG GCGAAGTTGAAATCACTGACAGATGACTGGCAAAGGCTCAGTGTCACACAAAAACAA ATTTACACACAGTTGGCAGAAGACGATAAAGTTCGTTACAAAAACGAAATCAAATCGTGGGAGGAGCATATGACGGAGATTGGAAGAGAAGATCTCGTTCGGAGAAAAGAGAGAAGATCTGTGAAGGCGGCAGCCGCGAAGGAAGCAAAGAAATCCAAAGTCACAGTGTTAAAGAAAAAAGCCATAAAAAAGAAAGCCTCTGATTCAGAAACAGCTGTGAAAAAGACTGTGAAGAGCAGTAAGAAgtga
- the LOC135720572 gene encoding DNA-directed RNA polymerase III subunit RPC4, giving the protein MSDPEASFRSSFAVGKGLPGRVSLNPPPPGRLSSLRSRDLTLGGFKKKTFVPNVNSVRKTKDELQETHPAPKKERRDREDRHRERRRREKPQTIQSHSIFEQGPADSYRKMGNWGGSNLRDCDPALITKSIKKEKINAQDDAEEILQKLQRDDFLDDPGLKNDPLQRPIRLPLHQACSFMSTEAAKTFKEEMTSDAVEWSRGASVSPQHPTVGELFEQLSVSEREELLFIQLPDAIPGQPKRISPEKRRKEDAKPADKHSPHVKAQDQTDKTTTPVLSDFSEGLIGKLQIRKSGKVQMLMGNVTLDISEGSAFSFLQQLVCVRLSDGLTGDMSVLGNVKHKLVCSPDFHTLLQEVKLPPDSHSKS; this is encoded by the exons ATGTCTGATCCAGAGGCGAGTTTCAGATCATCATTTGCTGTGGGTAAAGGTCTGCCGGGCCGGGTGTCACTGAATCCCCCTCCGCCGGGCAGACTGAGCTCTCTGCGCTCCAGAGATCTCACCCTGGGTGGATTTAAGAAG AAAACCTTCGTGCCAAATGTTAACTCTGTGCGCAAAACTAAAGATGA GTTACAGGAGACCCACCCTGCACCAAAGAAAGAGAGAAGAGACAGAGAGGACAGACACCGAGAGAGACGCCGGCGAGAGAAACCACAGACGATTCAGTCTCACTCTATATTTGAACAAGGCCCCGCAGATTCCTACAGGAAAATGG GTAACTGGGGAGGATCAAACCTGAGAGATTGTGATCCTGCACTAATCACCAAGTCCATTAAAAAGGAGAAGATCAATGCTCAGGATGATGCTGAAGAAATTTTACAAAAACTCCAACGAGATGAT TTTTTAGATGATCCTGGATTAAAAAACGATCCATTGCAAAGACCAATAAGACTTCCACTCCATCAGGCATGCAGCTTTATGTCAACAGAGGCAGCTAAAACAT TTAAAGAAGAGATGACATCTGATGCAGTGGAATGGTCCAGAGGTGCGTCTGTGTCCCCGCAGCATCCAACGGTTGGAGAATTATTTGAGCAGCTTAGTGTTTCTGAGAGGGAAGAACTGCTTTTTATTCAGCTTCCTGATGCTATACCAGGTCAGCCTAAACGCATCAGTCCAGAGAAGAGAAGAAAAGAAGACGCCAAACCTGCAGACAAACACTCGCCTCATGTTAAAGCACAA GATCAGACTGATAAGACCACTACACCTGTACTGTCTGACTTCTCTGAGGGTCTAATAGGAAAACTACAGATAAGAAAATCTGGTAAAGTTCAGATGCTCATGGGAAATGTTACGTTGGATATTTCAGAGGGATCAGCCTTCTCTTTCCTCCAG CAGCTGGTGTGTGTGCGCCTGTCTGACGGACTCACTGGTGACATGAGCGTATTGGGAAACGTCAAACACAAGCTGGTGTGCTCGCCTGATTTTCACACTTTACTGCAAGAGGTCAAACTGCCACCTGATTCCCACTCAAAGTCCTGA